The genomic interval GCAACGTGGAGTGCGCGGAGTACGTGGACCAGCAGATCACGCGGGAGGGGGACGTCGCGGCGATGATCGTGGAGCCCGTGGTCGGCACGAACGGCGTCATCGTCCCGGTGCCGGAATACCTTCCCCGCATCCGCGAGATCACCCGAAAGCACGAGGTGCTTCTGATCGCGGACGAAGTGATGAGCGGCTGGGGCCGCGTCGGGGAGTGGTTCGCGGTCAACCATTGGAACGTCGTCCCGGACATCCTGACGACCGCGAAAGGGATCACCGGCGCGTACGCGCCTCTCGGATTGACGGCGACGACCCCGGCGATCCACGACATCTTCCAAGAGCGTTACTTCCCGCACGGACACACCTACGAGGCGCACCCGCTCACCCTCGCGCCGGCCGTCGCGGCCATCGAGGAGTATCGCCGTCTCGCCCTCATCGAGAAATCACGACGGGACGGGGAGTATCTATTGGGCCGGCTGCGGGAGATCCAAGCCCGGCACCCATCGGTCGGAGAGGTCCGGGGCCTCGGGCTGTTCGCGGCGGTGGAACTGGTCAAGAACCGCACGACCCGCGCGCCGTTCAACACCGAGGACGACAAGATCGCGGGGAGGCCTCTCGTGGCCGATGCCGTGAGCCAGGCGATGATGAAGGAGGGGGTCTACTGCATCAGTTGGGTGTCGCACCTCGTGATCGGACCTCCCCTCATCATCACCCGAGAGGAACTCGACCACGGCCTCGAGGTGCTCGACCGTGCCCTGGCGGTCGCCGACGCCCGCGTGGATCCCTCAACGGCGTAAGCGCTCAAGAACCACCTCGGGGTTCGGTGGAACACGACGCGCTGGCTAGTCCGCTTCGGATACGATGGTGCCGCGTTCGACGGCTGGGCCCGCCAGCCGGGTCGCCGTACGGTGGAAGGAACGATCCGATCGGGAGTCGTGCGCCTCGGCATCGCTCCGAACGCAGACGCCGCTCGCATCGATGTTGCGAGCCGTACCGACGCCGGGGTCAGCGCGCGCGGGAACGTTCTGACCGCTACGAGCCCGCTCGCGGGCCCCGCCTTCTTGCGGGCGATCAACGGAACCGCCGAGGATATCTTCTTCAACGCGGCCCGTGAGGTCGACGAAACCTTCCGCGTCCGAAGCGCGACGCACCGCGTCTATCGCTACTACTTACCCGGGAACGAGCGCCGGATCCATCACCTGGAGGAGGGCGCTCTCCTTCTCGGCTCGAGCGTCGACGCGCGTACCTTCGGCCGCGGCCTACCGGCCGAGCGGGCAAGCCTCCGGCCGATCGAATCAATCCGGGTGCACGCCGCCGTTCGCGGGATCTGGATCGAGGTGAGAGCTCCCTCGTTCGTGTGGGGGATGGTCCGCAAGATCGTCGGCGGTCTCCTGATGTGGGAGAGCGGCTCGCTGTCCTCGGAGAAGCTTCGGGCGGCTGCCCGCGGCAAGGAGCGGCTCAGCCTACCGCTCGCCCCGCCGGACGCGCTCGTCCTGTGGGAGGTCGGGCACTTGGGACCGTGGGAGTTCAAGTTCGAGCGGGCCCGCCGCCATCAACTCCGGTACCGCCTCGAGTCGGCGCGTCGGGCCGACGCTCGGGTTCATGTGCTCGACGCCCTCAACGCCCCGGAGGCCGGGCGGTCCAGCGAGCCCGACGTGATCGCGGACCCAGCCTCGCCGCTTTCGAGCGCGCGTGCGAAACGACTGGTACGAGACGGATGGGATCAGGTCTCACTTCGATACCGTTCGGATGACGCCGCAGCGGATCCGTTCCGACATACGGCCGCGGAGTATGAACCGTGGTTGGGGCCGATCCTCGATCACGTCGACGCGGGAGCGGAGGTGCTCGACCTCGGGTGTGGGTGCGGCGTCCCGATCGCCCGTCGGCTCGCGCCGAGGTATCGGGTCACGGGCGTGGATATCTCCGACGTTCAGATCGAGCGGGCGCGCGCGCTCGTTCCTTCCGCACGGTTCATCCGCGTAGACATGGCCAAGGTCGCCTTCGCCGAGAACATGTTCGGAGCGGTCGTTGCGCTCTATTCCATGATCCATCTGCCGCTCGCCGAGCAACGCCCGCTCTTCGAGCGGATCTACTCATGGCTCATGCCAGGGGGATTCTTCCTCGCCACCCTGGGAGCCGAGGCGTACACCGGTATCGAGAGAGGGTGGCTCGGATCGGAAGCAACGATGTATTGGAGCCATGCCGACGCCGGGACGTACCAGCAGTGGCTCGGGGAACTCGGGTTCGAGCCGATCGAGCAGGCGTTCGTCCCGGAAGGGGACGGCGGACACACGAGGTTCCTCGTACGCAAGCCAAGGTGACGGACCGAGCCGTCCGCCCCGTTCCAGTGGTTTTGCGCTGCTCGCGTCTCCTCCGAGAGACTTCGAGGGAAACGACCTTGGGAGAGGAGCGCCCTCCTCGGAACGCACCCGCAAGGTGTCCAACGGACCCACCCCCATCTTGGACTCAAGTACAACTAGCCGGGGTCCGCATCGAGGGAGCGGTGAACCTCATGGAGACAAACCCGGCCGTGGTCGCCCACGAGACGATCGTAACGAAAGGCGCGAAGCTGAGCGCGAGCGAAACGGCGCGAGGAACCGCAAGCGCCGGCCCCTCTTCGCCCAGACCCCCACCGACATCGGGAGGATCGACGGGCACAGCGACCCACGCAGGCTCTTCGGCTCACGTCGGGGCGACCGCCCAGCTGGGTGCGCAGGCGCCCGCGGGGACTTCGGCAGGTCCCTCCTCGATCGGAATCCACGTCGTGAACACCGGGACCATCCATGGCGCAACAACGGCGTCCACGTCCACCGGCGTGTCCACAAGCACGATCGCGCATGCCGGAGTGGCGGCCCACGGGATCGCTCAAGGCTCCGCCGGAGCGTCGGCGGGTTCCCCTTCGGTAGGGGCTCACGCCGTGGGTGCAGCCGCAGGCAAGACCTCAATCGACCTCAACGCTGCCGGGGCAGCGGCGGGCAAGACCTCGACCGGCATCCACGCCGCTGGAGGGACCACAATCCACGGTGTTACGCATATCGCTCCGATCACCATCGGCACACATGCCGCGGGACACGGCTCGATCGCGGTCTCG from Thermoplasmata archaeon carries:
- a CDS encoding aspartate aminotransferase family protein translates to MDPEAERKIVRETNYVTWRRQGGWDPVVVVRAQGSKFWDRAGKEYLDLSAQLIATNLGHGNERVAQAIVDQARTLPYVAPGMSTEVRAQVSARLLEVLPSPLSRFFFSTSGTEANEAALKIARAATGRTKVISRFRSYHGATAASISVTGELRRRVIEKFQKVPGTVFAPDCYCYRCPFGLTYPSCNVECAEYVDQQITREGDVAAMIVEPVVGTNGVIVPVPEYLPRIREITRKHEVLLIADEVMSGWGRVGEWFAVNHWNVVPDILTTAKGITGAYAPLGLTATTPAIHDIFQERYFPHGHTYEAHPLTLAPAVAAIEEYRRLALIEKSRRDGEYLLGRLREIQARHPSVGEVRGLGLFAAVELVKNRTTRAPFNTEDDKIAGRPLVADAVSQAMMKEGVYCISWVSHLVIGPPLIITREELDHGLEVLDRALAVADARVDPSTA
- a CDS encoding methyltransferase domain-containing protein; protein product: MEGTIRSGVVRLGIAPNADAARIDVASRTDAGVSARGNVLTATSPLAGPAFLRAINGTAEDIFFNAAREVDETFRVRSATHRVYRYYLPGNERRIHHLEEGALLLGSSVDARTFGRGLPAERASLRPIESIRVHAAVRGIWIEVRAPSFVWGMVRKIVGGLLMWESGSLSSEKLRAAARGKERLSLPLAPPDALVLWEVGHLGPWEFKFERARRHQLRYRLESARRADARVHVLDALNAPEAGRSSEPDVIADPASPLSSARAKRLVRDGWDQVSLRYRSDDAAADPFRHTAAEYEPWLGPILDHVDAGAEVLDLGCGCGVPIARRLAPRYRVTGVDISDVQIERARALVPSARFIRVDMAKVAFAENMFGAVVALYSMIHLPLAEQRPLFERIYSWLMPGGFFLATLGAEAYTGIERGWLGSEATMYWSHADAGTYQQWLGELGFEPIEQAFVPEGDGGHTRFLVRKPR